In one Bryobacteraceae bacterium genomic region, the following are encoded:
- a CDS encoding M55 family metallopeptidase translates to MKHFAALFVLCAAAYPQTIFLITDAEGVGGVCRQEQTDPKDPEMRQLLTGEINAAVDGFLAGGAKEVIVWDGHDGSQTLSTLTIPKAKLVMGGLGASMLMERKFSAVAYVGQHSKANIRGGIMAHSYSSLGIQTMKLNGKPVGEIDVIAAMAGHFGTPAILLTGDRAAVAELREIVPDAEMVEVKEGIGRYTCISLSAESARKAIFEGAKRSVAKIGKVKPYVVPGPMTLEIEYTTRNSLPIDSEFRTAAEVLDDRTIRFRGKDILEVWRRYRVR, encoded by the coding sequence ATGAAGCATTTCGCCGCGCTGTTCGTCCTCTGTGCCGCAGCCTATCCGCAAACCATCTTCCTGATCACCGACGCCGAAGGCGTTGGGGGTGTATGTCGCCAGGAGCAGACCGACCCGAAAGACCCCGAGATGCGCCAGCTTCTCACGGGCGAGATCAACGCGGCCGTCGACGGCTTTCTCGCCGGCGGCGCCAAGGAGGTGATCGTCTGGGACGGTCACGACGGAAGCCAGACCCTCTCCACCCTCACCATCCCGAAAGCGAAGCTCGTCATGGGCGGCCTCGGCGCGTCGATGCTGATGGAGCGCAAGTTCAGCGCCGTTGCCTACGTCGGCCAGCACAGCAAGGCGAATATTCGCGGCGGGATCATGGCGCACAGCTACAGCTCGCTCGGCATCCAGACCATGAAGCTGAACGGGAAGCCCGTGGGCGAGATCGACGTCATCGCGGCCATGGCGGGGCACTTCGGCACTCCAGCGATTCTGCTGACGGGCGACCGGGCAGCGGTCGCCGAACTGCGCGAGATCGTGCCCGACGCGGAGATGGTCGAGGTCAAGGAGGGAATCGGACGCTACACCTGCATCAGCCTGTCGGCGGAGTCAGCACGCAAGGCGATCTTCGAAGGGGCCAAACGGAGCGTCGCAAAAATCGGAAAGGTCAAGCCGTATGTGGTACCCGGACCGATGACGCTGGAGATCGAATACACCACGCGCAACTCCCTGCCGATCGACTCTGAATTCCGGACCGCGGCCGAGGTCCTCGACGACCGCACCATCCGTTTTCGCGGCAAGGATATCCTGGAGGTCTGGCGGCGCTACCGGGTTCGGTAG
- a CDS encoding DNA-binding protein, whose protein sequence is MKLAIVAGCLIAASATAQKTHTEITKPTTPRDDSKANSASVPDVYAIDTQFRRVVVLRFKYQTDLLGGLEKMMAEQKIKNAVFLSGIGSVRNYHVHSVSNREFPSKNMFVKDPATPADIISINGYVIGGRIHAHMTLTDGDKSWGGHIEPGNPVFTFAIVTLGVLPDDVDLSKVDDKTYR, encoded by the coding sequence ATGAAGCTCGCCATTGTTGCAGGTTGCCTGATTGCCGCTTCGGCCACGGCGCAAAAGACCCATACGGAAATCACGAAGCCGACCACGCCGCGCGACGATTCGAAAGCGAACTCGGCATCGGTGCCGGATGTCTACGCGATCGATACGCAATTCCGGCGCGTGGTGGTGCTGCGCTTCAAGTATCAGACCGACCTGCTCGGCGGGCTCGAAAAGATGATGGCCGAGCAGAAGATCAAGAACGCGGTGTTTCTATCGGGGATCGGTTCGGTTCGCAACTACCACGTGCATTCGGTGAGCAACCGCGAGTTCCCTTCGAAGAACATGTTCGTCAAGGACCCGGCGACTCCGGCCGACATCATCTCGATCAACGGCTACGTGATCGGCGGGCGCATCCACGCCCACATGACGCTGACCGACGGGGACAAGTCCTGGGGTGGGCACATCGAGCCGGGGAATCCCGTCTTCACATTTGCGATCGTGACACTGGGAGTTCTTCCGGATGACGTGGACCTGTCAAAGGTCGACGACAAGACCTATCGTTGA